A stretch of the Melanotaenia boesemani isolate fMelBoe1 chromosome 24, fMelBoe1.pri, whole genome shotgun sequence genome encodes the following:
- the LOC121635148 gene encoding FERM, ARHGEF and pleckstrin domain-containing protein 1-like isoform X1: protein MVEPADRPSTAGQRLGAPESFGVSTLEPGMRPPTQPPGRQVSIRVQMLDDTQEVFQISQRSPGKVLFDLVCAHLNLTEGDYFGLEYQDQRKMTVWLDLLKPLLKQIRRPKNTILRFVVKFFPPDHTQLMEELTRYLFALQIKRDLACGRLICNDTSAALMVSHIIQSEIGDFDETQSWQHLLHNKYLPDQDAIRDKITDCHRKHVGQTPAESDYQLLEIARRLEMYGVRLHPAKDREGTKLSLSVAHTGVLVFQGYTKINAFNWSKIRKLSFKRKRFLIKLRADPGQNAHHDTLEFAMASRDCCKVFWKICVEYHAFFRLFEEPKPKPKPMLFTRGSSFRFSGRTQKQIIDYVKDSELKKVPFERKHSKILSGSQMTPQSSSFRSQVPKESAMSVAIADEPDSARLSHEVKSNGSEVLQDFTPPTNGFHENTLNSDPTRQIHHGAGSAPDQHLLNPESPGSENSSLGSPHVVVSGNGSVNGQRTGIAGDQGVKQSPGGQLLSPLTSPLLTEAGYIRNDDEDEARRKKFPTDKAYFIAKELLTTERTYLKDLQVVTESFQSIAGKDEIFPDAVKNLISTHYDPVYKFHQGFLKETEQRLAQWEGRSNAHIKGDYQRIGDILLKNIQGLRQLTIHLQKHSECLVELERACRSSRKVEAMCRDFEQQRVCYLPLYIFLLRPLHRLLHYKLILERLCKHYPPTHEDFRDCRAALADISEMVLQLQGTMMKMENFQKLIELRKDLTSIDNLAIPGREFIRLGCLSKLSGKGLQQRMFFLFSDSLVYTSRGMTPSNQFKVHGQLPLYGITIRESEEEWGVPHSFTLFGQRQSVVVAASCASEMERWVEDIRMAIDLAEQSSSPNVDLLSTSPSDNKLSEDGGAEQESEDELCGSRSSLERQGHRGNTTVHVCWHRNTSVSMVDFSIAVENQLSGNLLRKFKNSNGWQKLWVVFTNFSLFFYKSYQDEYPLASLPLLGYSVTVPLESENIHKDYVFKLQFKSHVYYFRSESEYTFERWMEVIRSATCSTSRSLSSTKKDLY, encoded by the exons CAACGCTCGCCTGGTAAGGTGCTTTTTGACCTGGTCTGCGCCCATCTCAACCTGACAGAGGGGGACTATTTTGGACTGGAGTACCAGGACCAGAGAAAGATGACG GTGTGGCTGGATCTCCTGAAGCCACTACTGAAGCAGATTAGAC gACCTAAAAACACCATCCTTCGCTTTGTGGTGAAATTCTTCCCTCCTGACCACACGCAGCTCATGGAGGAGCTGACTCG GTACCTGTTTGCCCTGCAGATTAAGCGCGACCTGGCCTGTGGGCGACTCATCTGCAACGACACCAGCGCTGCTCTCATGGTTTCCCACATTATCCAGT CCGAGATTGGAGACTTCGATGAGACACAGAGCTGGCAGCATCTCCTCCACAACAAGTACTTACCTGACCAGGATGCCATCAGGGACAAGATCACAGACTGCCACCGCAAGCATGT tggGCAGACTCCAGCAGAGTCAGACTACCAGCTGCTGGAAATTGCTCGGCGGCTGGAGATGTATGGCGTTCGTCTGCATCCGGCGAAGGACCGAGAGGGCACGAAACTCAGCCTTTCTGTGGCGCACACCGGAGTTctggtgttccag GGCTACACAAAAATTAATGCCTTTAACTGGTCCAAGATTCGCAAGCTGAGCTTCAAGCGTAAAAGGTTCCTAATCAAGCTGAGAGCCGACCCTGGT CAGAACGCCCACCATGACACGCTGGAGTTTGCCATGGCCAGCAGGGACTGCTGCAAGGTGTTCTGGAAGATCTGCGTCGAGTATCACGCCTTTTTTAGACTCTTCGAGGAGCCCAAGCCGAAACCCAAGCCCATGCTCTTCACCAGGGGATCCTCATTCCGGTTCAG CGGTCGGACCCAGAAGCAGATCATCGACTACGTGAAAGACTCTGAGCTCAAGAAAGTTCCGTTTGAGAG GAAGCACAGTAAGATTCTGTCCGGCAGCCAAATGACCCCTCAGTCTTCTTCCTTCAGATCCCAAGTGCCAAAAGAG agTGCCATGTCTGTTGCGATAGCTGATGAGCCTGACTCAGCCAGATTGAGCCATGAGGTTAAATCTAATGGCTCAGAGGTGCTGCAGGACTTCACTCCCCCCACCAATGGCTTCCACGAGAACACCCTCAACTCAGACCCGACACGACAGATCCACCACGGCGCAGGATCGGCACCGGACCAGCATCTCCTCAACCCAG AAAGTCCTGGTTCAGAGAACTCTTCATTGGGAAGTCCCCATGTGGTTGTCAGTGGCAACGGCTCAGTAAATGGACAGAGGACGGGCATCGCTGGTGACCAGGGTGTGAAACAGAGTCCTGGGGGACAGCTGCTTTCACCTCTAACCAGCCCGCTCCTCACAGAGGCTGGATACATCCGCAacgatgatgaggatgaagCAAGGAGGAAG aAGTTTCCCACAGACAAGGCCTACTTTATAGCCAAGGAACTGTTGACCACGGAGCGGACGTACCTTAAAGACCTGCAGGTTGTCACAGAG TCCTTCCAGAGCATTGCAGGAAAAGATGAGATATTTCCAGACGCTGTTAAGAACCTGATCTCCACCCACTATGATCCGGTCTACAAGTTTCACCAGGGATTCCTAAAAGAGACAGAGCAGCGGCTGGCACAGTG GGAGGGTCGCTCTAATGCCCACATTAAAGGAGATTATCAGCGAATTGGTGACATTTTACTGAAGAACATTCAGGGTCTGAGG CAATTGACTATCCATCTCCAGAAGCATTCAGAGTGTCTAGTGGAACTGGAACGGGCTTGTAG GTCCAGTCGGAAGGTGGAGGCCATGTGCAGAGACTTTGAGCAGCAGAGAGTTTGCTACCTGCCCCTCTACATCTTCCTCCTCAGGCCTCTACACCGCTTGTTGCACTACAAACTCATCCTGGAGAGGCTCTGCAAGCACTACCCGCCCACCCACGAGGATTTCAGGGACTGTCGAG CTGCCCTGGCAGACATCTCTGAGATGGTTCTGCAGCTTCAGGGCACTATGATGAAGATGGAGAACTTCCAGAAGCTTATAGAGCTCAGGAAAGATCTGACCAGCATCGACAACCTCGCCATCCCTGGGAGG GAGTTCATCAGGCTCGGCTGCCTCAGCAAACTGTCTGGGAAGGGCCTTCAACAGAGAATGTTCTTCTTG TTTAGTGATTCCTTAGTGTACACCAGTCGAGGAATGACTCCGTCCAACCAGTTTAAAGTTCATGGCCAGCTGCCTCTCTATGGCATAACG ATCAGAGAAAGTGAGGAGGAATGGGGCGTCCCTCATTCGTTTACATTGTTCGGACAGCGCCAGTCTGTGGTAGTCGCAGCCAG CTGTGCTTCAGAGATGGAGCGATGGGTGGAGGACATCAGGATGGCCATTGACTTGGCAGAACAGAGCAGCAGTCCAAATGTTGACCTGCTTTCCACCAGTCCATCTGACAACA AGCTCTCAGAGGACGGTGGAGCAGAGCAGGAATCAGAGGATGAACTCTGCGGCTCACGCTCATCTCTTGAGCGTCAGGGTCACCGTGGTAACACCACCGTGCACGTCTGTTGGCATCGCAACACAAGCGTGTCCATGGTGGACTTCAGCATTGCCGTGGAG AACCAGCTCTCAGGTAACCTGCTGAGGAAGTTTAAGAACAGCAACGGCTGGCAGAAACTCTGGGTGGTCTTCACCAACTTCAGCCTCTTCTTCTACAAGTCATATCAG GATGAATATCCTCTAGCCAGCCTCCCACTGCTGGGCTACTCGGTCACCGTCCCCTTGGAGTCTGAGAATATTCACAAAGATTACGTCTTCAAACTCCAGTTTAAATCCCACGTGTATTACTTCAGATCAGAGAGCGAGTACACCTTTGAACG GTGGATGGAGGTGATCCGCAGTGCAACCTGCTCCACCAGCCGTTCCCTGTCAAGCACAAAGAAAGATCTTTATTGA
- the LOC121635148 gene encoding FERM, ARHGEF and pleckstrin domain-containing protein 1-like isoform X2, which yields MVEPADRPSTAGQRLGAPESFGVSTLEPGMRPPTQPPGRQVSIRVQMLDDTQEVFQISQRSPGKVLFDLVCAHLNLTEGDYFGLEYQDQRKMTVWLDLLKPLLKQIRRPKNTILRFVVKFFPPDHTQLMEELTRYLFALQIKRDLACGRLICNDTSAALMVSHIIQSEIGDFDETQSWQHLLHNKYLPDQDAIRDKITDCHRKHVGQTPAESDYQLLEIARRLEMYGVRLHPAKDREGTKLSLSVAHTGVLVFQGYTKINAFNWSKIRKLSFKRKRFLIKLRADPGNAHHDTLEFAMASRDCCKVFWKICVEYHAFFRLFEEPKPKPKPMLFTRGSSFRFSGRTQKQIIDYVKDSELKKVPFERKHSKILSGSQMTPQSSSFRSQVPKESAMSVAIADEPDSARLSHEVKSNGSEVLQDFTPPTNGFHENTLNSDPTRQIHHGAGSAPDQHLLNPESPGSENSSLGSPHVVVSGNGSVNGQRTGIAGDQGVKQSPGGQLLSPLTSPLLTEAGYIRNDDEDEARRKKFPTDKAYFIAKELLTTERTYLKDLQVVTESFQSIAGKDEIFPDAVKNLISTHYDPVYKFHQGFLKETEQRLAQWEGRSNAHIKGDYQRIGDILLKNIQGLRQLTIHLQKHSECLVELERACRSSRKVEAMCRDFEQQRVCYLPLYIFLLRPLHRLLHYKLILERLCKHYPPTHEDFRDCRAALADISEMVLQLQGTMMKMENFQKLIELRKDLTSIDNLAIPGREFIRLGCLSKLSGKGLQQRMFFLFSDSLVYTSRGMTPSNQFKVHGQLPLYGITIRESEEEWGVPHSFTLFGQRQSVVVAASCASEMERWVEDIRMAIDLAEQSSSPNVDLLSTSPSDNKLSEDGGAEQESEDELCGSRSSLERQGHRGNTTVHVCWHRNTSVSMVDFSIAVENQLSGNLLRKFKNSNGWQKLWVVFTNFSLFFYKSYQDEYPLASLPLLGYSVTVPLESENIHKDYVFKLQFKSHVYYFRSESEYTFERWMEVIRSATCSTSRSLSSTKKDLY from the exons CAACGCTCGCCTGGTAAGGTGCTTTTTGACCTGGTCTGCGCCCATCTCAACCTGACAGAGGGGGACTATTTTGGACTGGAGTACCAGGACCAGAGAAAGATGACG GTGTGGCTGGATCTCCTGAAGCCACTACTGAAGCAGATTAGAC gACCTAAAAACACCATCCTTCGCTTTGTGGTGAAATTCTTCCCTCCTGACCACACGCAGCTCATGGAGGAGCTGACTCG GTACCTGTTTGCCCTGCAGATTAAGCGCGACCTGGCCTGTGGGCGACTCATCTGCAACGACACCAGCGCTGCTCTCATGGTTTCCCACATTATCCAGT CCGAGATTGGAGACTTCGATGAGACACAGAGCTGGCAGCATCTCCTCCACAACAAGTACTTACCTGACCAGGATGCCATCAGGGACAAGATCACAGACTGCCACCGCAAGCATGT tggGCAGACTCCAGCAGAGTCAGACTACCAGCTGCTGGAAATTGCTCGGCGGCTGGAGATGTATGGCGTTCGTCTGCATCCGGCGAAGGACCGAGAGGGCACGAAACTCAGCCTTTCTGTGGCGCACACCGGAGTTctggtgttccag GGCTACACAAAAATTAATGCCTTTAACTGGTCCAAGATTCGCAAGCTGAGCTTCAAGCGTAAAAGGTTCCTAATCAAGCTGAGAGCCGACCCTGGT AACGCCCACCATGACACGCTGGAGTTTGCCATGGCCAGCAGGGACTGCTGCAAGGTGTTCTGGAAGATCTGCGTCGAGTATCACGCCTTTTTTAGACTCTTCGAGGAGCCCAAGCCGAAACCCAAGCCCATGCTCTTCACCAGGGGATCCTCATTCCGGTTCAG CGGTCGGACCCAGAAGCAGATCATCGACTACGTGAAAGACTCTGAGCTCAAGAAAGTTCCGTTTGAGAG GAAGCACAGTAAGATTCTGTCCGGCAGCCAAATGACCCCTCAGTCTTCTTCCTTCAGATCCCAAGTGCCAAAAGAG agTGCCATGTCTGTTGCGATAGCTGATGAGCCTGACTCAGCCAGATTGAGCCATGAGGTTAAATCTAATGGCTCAGAGGTGCTGCAGGACTTCACTCCCCCCACCAATGGCTTCCACGAGAACACCCTCAACTCAGACCCGACACGACAGATCCACCACGGCGCAGGATCGGCACCGGACCAGCATCTCCTCAACCCAG AAAGTCCTGGTTCAGAGAACTCTTCATTGGGAAGTCCCCATGTGGTTGTCAGTGGCAACGGCTCAGTAAATGGACAGAGGACGGGCATCGCTGGTGACCAGGGTGTGAAACAGAGTCCTGGGGGACAGCTGCTTTCACCTCTAACCAGCCCGCTCCTCACAGAGGCTGGATACATCCGCAacgatgatgaggatgaagCAAGGAGGAAG aAGTTTCCCACAGACAAGGCCTACTTTATAGCCAAGGAACTGTTGACCACGGAGCGGACGTACCTTAAAGACCTGCAGGTTGTCACAGAG TCCTTCCAGAGCATTGCAGGAAAAGATGAGATATTTCCAGACGCTGTTAAGAACCTGATCTCCACCCACTATGATCCGGTCTACAAGTTTCACCAGGGATTCCTAAAAGAGACAGAGCAGCGGCTGGCACAGTG GGAGGGTCGCTCTAATGCCCACATTAAAGGAGATTATCAGCGAATTGGTGACATTTTACTGAAGAACATTCAGGGTCTGAGG CAATTGACTATCCATCTCCAGAAGCATTCAGAGTGTCTAGTGGAACTGGAACGGGCTTGTAG GTCCAGTCGGAAGGTGGAGGCCATGTGCAGAGACTTTGAGCAGCAGAGAGTTTGCTACCTGCCCCTCTACATCTTCCTCCTCAGGCCTCTACACCGCTTGTTGCACTACAAACTCATCCTGGAGAGGCTCTGCAAGCACTACCCGCCCACCCACGAGGATTTCAGGGACTGTCGAG CTGCCCTGGCAGACATCTCTGAGATGGTTCTGCAGCTTCAGGGCACTATGATGAAGATGGAGAACTTCCAGAAGCTTATAGAGCTCAGGAAAGATCTGACCAGCATCGACAACCTCGCCATCCCTGGGAGG GAGTTCATCAGGCTCGGCTGCCTCAGCAAACTGTCTGGGAAGGGCCTTCAACAGAGAATGTTCTTCTTG TTTAGTGATTCCTTAGTGTACACCAGTCGAGGAATGACTCCGTCCAACCAGTTTAAAGTTCATGGCCAGCTGCCTCTCTATGGCATAACG ATCAGAGAAAGTGAGGAGGAATGGGGCGTCCCTCATTCGTTTACATTGTTCGGACAGCGCCAGTCTGTGGTAGTCGCAGCCAG CTGTGCTTCAGAGATGGAGCGATGGGTGGAGGACATCAGGATGGCCATTGACTTGGCAGAACAGAGCAGCAGTCCAAATGTTGACCTGCTTTCCACCAGTCCATCTGACAACA AGCTCTCAGAGGACGGTGGAGCAGAGCAGGAATCAGAGGATGAACTCTGCGGCTCACGCTCATCTCTTGAGCGTCAGGGTCACCGTGGTAACACCACCGTGCACGTCTGTTGGCATCGCAACACAAGCGTGTCCATGGTGGACTTCAGCATTGCCGTGGAG AACCAGCTCTCAGGTAACCTGCTGAGGAAGTTTAAGAACAGCAACGGCTGGCAGAAACTCTGGGTGGTCTTCACCAACTTCAGCCTCTTCTTCTACAAGTCATATCAG GATGAATATCCTCTAGCCAGCCTCCCACTGCTGGGCTACTCGGTCACCGTCCCCTTGGAGTCTGAGAATATTCACAAAGATTACGTCTTCAAACTCCAGTTTAAATCCCACGTGTATTACTTCAGATCAGAGAGCGAGTACACCTTTGAACG GTGGATGGAGGTGATCCGCAGTGCAACCTGCTCCACCAGCCGTTCCCTGTCAAGCACAAAGAAAGATCTTTATTGA
- the LOC121635148 gene encoding FERM, ARHGEF and pleckstrin domain-containing protein 1-like isoform X3, whose protein sequence is MVEPADRPSTAGQRLGAPESFGVSTLEPGMRPPTQPPGRQVSIRVQMLDDTQEVFQISQRSPGKVLFDLVCAHLNLTEGDYFGLEYQDQRKMTVWLDLLKPLLKQIRRPKNTILRFVVKFFPPDHTQLMEELTRYLFALQIKRDLACGRLICNDTSAALMVSHIIQSEIGDFDETQSWQHLLHNKYLPDQDAIRDKITDCHRKHVGQTPAESDYQLLEIARRLEMYGVRLHPAKDREGTKLSLSVAHTGVLVFQGYTKINAFNWSKIRKLSFKRKRFLIKLRADPGQNAHHDTLEFAMASRDCCKVFWKICVEYHAFFRLFEEPKPKPKPMLFTRGSSFRFSGRTQKQIIDYVKDSELKKVPFERKHSKILSGSQMTPQSSSFRSQVPKESAMSVAIADEPDSARLSHEVKSNGSEVLQDFTPPTNGFHENTLNSDPTRQIHHGAGSAPDQHLLNPESPGSENSSLGSPHVVVSGNGSVNGQRTGIAGDQGVKQSPGGQLLSPLTSPLLTEAGYIRNDDEDEARRKFPTDKAYFIAKELLTTERTYLKDLQVVTESFQSIAGKDEIFPDAVKNLISTHYDPVYKFHQGFLKETEQRLAQWEGRSNAHIKGDYQRIGDILLKNIQGLRQLTIHLQKHSECLVELERACRSSRKVEAMCRDFEQQRVCYLPLYIFLLRPLHRLLHYKLILERLCKHYPPTHEDFRDCRAALADISEMVLQLQGTMMKMENFQKLIELRKDLTSIDNLAIPGREFIRLGCLSKLSGKGLQQRMFFLFSDSLVYTSRGMTPSNQFKVHGQLPLYGITIRESEEEWGVPHSFTLFGQRQSVVVAASCASEMERWVEDIRMAIDLAEQSSSPNVDLLSTSPSDNKLSEDGGAEQESEDELCGSRSSLERQGHRGNTTVHVCWHRNTSVSMVDFSIAVENQLSGNLLRKFKNSNGWQKLWVVFTNFSLFFYKSYQDEYPLASLPLLGYSVTVPLESENIHKDYVFKLQFKSHVYYFRSESEYTFERWMEVIRSATCSTSRSLSSTKKDLY, encoded by the exons CAACGCTCGCCTGGTAAGGTGCTTTTTGACCTGGTCTGCGCCCATCTCAACCTGACAGAGGGGGACTATTTTGGACTGGAGTACCAGGACCAGAGAAAGATGACG GTGTGGCTGGATCTCCTGAAGCCACTACTGAAGCAGATTAGAC gACCTAAAAACACCATCCTTCGCTTTGTGGTGAAATTCTTCCCTCCTGACCACACGCAGCTCATGGAGGAGCTGACTCG GTACCTGTTTGCCCTGCAGATTAAGCGCGACCTGGCCTGTGGGCGACTCATCTGCAACGACACCAGCGCTGCTCTCATGGTTTCCCACATTATCCAGT CCGAGATTGGAGACTTCGATGAGACACAGAGCTGGCAGCATCTCCTCCACAACAAGTACTTACCTGACCAGGATGCCATCAGGGACAAGATCACAGACTGCCACCGCAAGCATGT tggGCAGACTCCAGCAGAGTCAGACTACCAGCTGCTGGAAATTGCTCGGCGGCTGGAGATGTATGGCGTTCGTCTGCATCCGGCGAAGGACCGAGAGGGCACGAAACTCAGCCTTTCTGTGGCGCACACCGGAGTTctggtgttccag GGCTACACAAAAATTAATGCCTTTAACTGGTCCAAGATTCGCAAGCTGAGCTTCAAGCGTAAAAGGTTCCTAATCAAGCTGAGAGCCGACCCTGGT CAGAACGCCCACCATGACACGCTGGAGTTTGCCATGGCCAGCAGGGACTGCTGCAAGGTGTTCTGGAAGATCTGCGTCGAGTATCACGCCTTTTTTAGACTCTTCGAGGAGCCCAAGCCGAAACCCAAGCCCATGCTCTTCACCAGGGGATCCTCATTCCGGTTCAG CGGTCGGACCCAGAAGCAGATCATCGACTACGTGAAAGACTCTGAGCTCAAGAAAGTTCCGTTTGAGAG GAAGCACAGTAAGATTCTGTCCGGCAGCCAAATGACCCCTCAGTCTTCTTCCTTCAGATCCCAAGTGCCAAAAGAG agTGCCATGTCTGTTGCGATAGCTGATGAGCCTGACTCAGCCAGATTGAGCCATGAGGTTAAATCTAATGGCTCAGAGGTGCTGCAGGACTTCACTCCCCCCACCAATGGCTTCCACGAGAACACCCTCAACTCAGACCCGACACGACAGATCCACCACGGCGCAGGATCGGCACCGGACCAGCATCTCCTCAACCCAG AAAGTCCTGGTTCAGAGAACTCTTCATTGGGAAGTCCCCATGTGGTTGTCAGTGGCAACGGCTCAGTAAATGGACAGAGGACGGGCATCGCTGGTGACCAGGGTGTGAAACAGAGTCCTGGGGGACAGCTGCTTTCACCTCTAACCAGCCCGCTCCTCACAGAGGCTGGATACATCCGCAacgatgatgaggatgaagCAAGGAGGAAG TTTCCCACAGACAAGGCCTACTTTATAGCCAAGGAACTGTTGACCACGGAGCGGACGTACCTTAAAGACCTGCAGGTTGTCACAGAG TCCTTCCAGAGCATTGCAGGAAAAGATGAGATATTTCCAGACGCTGTTAAGAACCTGATCTCCACCCACTATGATCCGGTCTACAAGTTTCACCAGGGATTCCTAAAAGAGACAGAGCAGCGGCTGGCACAGTG GGAGGGTCGCTCTAATGCCCACATTAAAGGAGATTATCAGCGAATTGGTGACATTTTACTGAAGAACATTCAGGGTCTGAGG CAATTGACTATCCATCTCCAGAAGCATTCAGAGTGTCTAGTGGAACTGGAACGGGCTTGTAG GTCCAGTCGGAAGGTGGAGGCCATGTGCAGAGACTTTGAGCAGCAGAGAGTTTGCTACCTGCCCCTCTACATCTTCCTCCTCAGGCCTCTACACCGCTTGTTGCACTACAAACTCATCCTGGAGAGGCTCTGCAAGCACTACCCGCCCACCCACGAGGATTTCAGGGACTGTCGAG CTGCCCTGGCAGACATCTCTGAGATGGTTCTGCAGCTTCAGGGCACTATGATGAAGATGGAGAACTTCCAGAAGCTTATAGAGCTCAGGAAAGATCTGACCAGCATCGACAACCTCGCCATCCCTGGGAGG GAGTTCATCAGGCTCGGCTGCCTCAGCAAACTGTCTGGGAAGGGCCTTCAACAGAGAATGTTCTTCTTG TTTAGTGATTCCTTAGTGTACACCAGTCGAGGAATGACTCCGTCCAACCAGTTTAAAGTTCATGGCCAGCTGCCTCTCTATGGCATAACG ATCAGAGAAAGTGAGGAGGAATGGGGCGTCCCTCATTCGTTTACATTGTTCGGACAGCGCCAGTCTGTGGTAGTCGCAGCCAG CTGTGCTTCAGAGATGGAGCGATGGGTGGAGGACATCAGGATGGCCATTGACTTGGCAGAACAGAGCAGCAGTCCAAATGTTGACCTGCTTTCCACCAGTCCATCTGACAACA AGCTCTCAGAGGACGGTGGAGCAGAGCAGGAATCAGAGGATGAACTCTGCGGCTCACGCTCATCTCTTGAGCGTCAGGGTCACCGTGGTAACACCACCGTGCACGTCTGTTGGCATCGCAACACAAGCGTGTCCATGGTGGACTTCAGCATTGCCGTGGAG AACCAGCTCTCAGGTAACCTGCTGAGGAAGTTTAAGAACAGCAACGGCTGGCAGAAACTCTGGGTGGTCTTCACCAACTTCAGCCTCTTCTTCTACAAGTCATATCAG GATGAATATCCTCTAGCCAGCCTCCCACTGCTGGGCTACTCGGTCACCGTCCCCTTGGAGTCTGAGAATATTCACAAAGATTACGTCTTCAAACTCCAGTTTAAATCCCACGTGTATTACTTCAGATCAGAGAGCGAGTACACCTTTGAACG GTGGATGGAGGTGATCCGCAGTGCAACCTGCTCCACCAGCCGTTCCCTGTCAAGCACAAAGAAAGATCTTTATTGA
- the LOC121635151 gene encoding gamma-glutamylaminecyclotransferase B-like, with the protein MARVFVYGTLKKGQPNYSRLFESRNGKAEFLASAFTTQKYPLVIAGKFNIPFLLNLPGQGHRVHGEIYKVDDQMLKFLDDFESVPTMYQRTMVELEVKEWMGKTDGEEKPSPGSIAEAFMYSTTTYQSEWPTLPSYESYDSYGDHGLNYVTREARD; encoded by the coding sequence ATGGCTCGGGTCTTTGTTTATGGCACCTTGAAGAAGGGGCAGCCCAACTACTCTCGACTGTTTGAAAGCAGAAATGGAAAAGCAGAGTTCCTGGCCTCTGCATTCACCACCCAGAAATACCCGTTAGTGATTGCTGGCAAGTTCAACATCCCTTTTCTCCTCAACCTCCCCGGACAGGGCCACAGAGTCCATGGGGAGATCTACAAAGTGGACGACCAGATGCTGAAATTCCTGGACGACTTTGAGAGCGTCCCCACCATGTACCAGCGGACTATGGTCGAACTGGAGGTGAAGGAGTGGATGGGAAAGACGGACGGAGAGGAGAAGCCGTCGCCAGGAAGCATCGCAGAGGCTTTTATGTACAGCACCACAACCTACCAGTCTGAGTGGCCCACGCTGCCCAGCTATGAGAGCTACGACTCGTACGGAGATCATGGCCTCAATTATGTGACCAGAGAAGCTCGAGACTGA